Genomic window (Leisingera methylohalidivorans DSM 14336):
CACCGGCTGGAGGTCCTGGAAGGCTTCATCATCGCCTTCCTGAACCTCGACCGGGTGATTGACATCATCCGCTATGACGAGGATCCCAAGGCCGCCCTGATCCGCGAGGACTGGAGCGCGGACCACCCGCGCGCCTTCACCGAAGCCGACTACATCACTCCGGCCCAGGGCGCGGGCGAACTGACCGAAGTGCAGGCCGAGGCGATCCTCAACATGCGCCTGCGGTCTTTGCGCAAACTGGAAGAGATCGAACTGGTCCGCGAACGCGACGCCCTGCGTGCGGAACGCGCCGGGCTGGTCGAACTGCTGGGCTCGGAGGAGCTGCAGTGGTCCCGTATTTCCGAGCAGCTGAAAGAGACCAAGAAGCAGTTCGGCAAGGACTACTCCGGCGGCGCCCGCCGCACCCGCTTTGCCGAAGCGGGCGAGGTCGAGGATGTCCCGCTAGAAGCGATGATCGACCGCGAACCGATCACCGTTGTCTGCAGCCAGATGGGCTGGATCCGGGCCATGACCGGCCATATCGACCTCAGCCGCGAGCTGAAGTTCAAGGACGGCGACGGCCCGCGCTTTGTTTTCCATGCGGAAACCACCGACCGTTTGCTGGTGTTCGGCTCCAACGGTCGTTTCTACACCCTGTCAGCCTCGAATCTGCCGGGCGGGCGCGGCATGGGCGAACCGCTGCGTCTGATGGTCGATCTGCCCAACGAAGCTGAGATCGTCGACCTTCTGATCCACAACCCCGAGGGCCGATTGCTGGTCGCCTCGGATGCGGGCAACGGCTTCATCTGCGCCGAAAAGGAAATCGTTGCCCAGACCCGCAGCGGCAAGCAGGTGCTGAACGTCAAGGATGACGACCACGCCAAGATTTGTATCCCGGTTGAAGGCGACCACGTCGCCATTGTATCGGAAAACGGCAAGTTTCTGGTCTTCGCGGTCGAGGAGATGCCGGAACTCACCCGCGGCAAGGGCGTGCGTTTGCAGAAATACAATATGGCCCGCGGCAAGCAGGGGGCGCTGGAACTGGACGGCGGTCTCAGCGACATCACCACCTTCAACTGGGATGACGGCCTCAAGTGGGAAATGGGCGGCGGCAAGACCCGGCACGAGGCCGATCTCAGCCAATGGCTGGGCAAGCGGGCCGGAATCGGCAAGCGCCCGCCGCACGGCTTCCCGCGCGACTACAAGTTCAAATAGGGCGGCAGTGTCCTGCTGCAGCCTGTGCCCCCGCGCCACCTGCGCGGGGGCGCTGTTTCCAGACCTTTACCCGCTGCGCTTTACCCGGCTATCTGGGCGGGATCGAATTTCCTTGGGGGGCGTCCATGATCCGCATTCTTTCCATTCTGGCCGCGCTGGGCATGCTCGCAGCCTGCGGTGAAACCCGGCTGGACGAAGCGCCCGAGGACCTCGGCGCCTTTCAGGCGCGGGTAACGCATGTCTATACTGAAAAGGCGCTGCAATGGCCGCTGTCCCGCAATGCGGATCACAGCGAATGGGACGCGGCAATCAAGAACGCTTTGGAAACCCGCCTGCGCCGGTATCAGGGCGCGCAGGAATATGATGTGGCTGTAACGCTGGAAGGGTTCATGCTGGCGCCGCC
Coding sequences:
- the parC gene encoding DNA topoisomerase IV subunit A, translated to MTDLVEDPDMPSAPEQGEILEPLRRAIGERYLTYALSTIMHRALPDARDGLKPVHRRILYAMNRLRLSSTGGFLKSAKISGDTMGDFHPHGDAAIYDAMARLAQDFNVRYPLVDGQGNFGNIDGDNPAASRYTEARMTFVAEAMLEGLNEDSVDFRDNYDGRLTEPAVLPATFPNILANGAAGIAVGMATNIPPHNIAELIDACLHLIKIPDARDDTLLNYVPGPDFPTGGVIVEPKENIAKAYSTGRGSFRLRCTHEVEDLGRGQWQIVVTEIPYQVQKSKLIEKIAELIQTKKVPILADVRDESADDIRIILEPKSKNVDPEVLMNMMFRNSDLEIRFSLNMNVLIDGVTPKVCSMKEVLRAFLDHRRDVLQRRSQHRMEKIDHRLEVLEGFIIAFLNLDRVIDIIRYDEDPKAALIREDWSADHPRAFTEADYITPAQGAGELTEVQAEAILNMRLRSLRKLEEIELVRERDALRAERAGLVELLGSEELQWSRISEQLKETKKQFGKDYSGGARRTRFAEAGEVEDVPLEAMIDREPITVVCSQMGWIRAMTGHIDLSRELKFKDGDGPRFVFHAETTDRLLVFGSNGRFYTLSASNLPGGRGMGEPLRLMVDLPNEAEIVDLLIHNPEGRLLVASDAGNGFICAEKEIVAQTRSGKQVLNVKDDDHAKICIPVEGDHVAIVSENGKFLVFAVEEMPELTRGKGVRLQKYNMARGKQGALELDGGLSDITTFNWDDGLKWEMGGGKTRHEADLSQWLGKRAGIGKRPPHGFPRDYKFK